The following proteins are co-located in the Sphingomonas panacis genome:
- a CDS encoding DNA cytosine methyltransferase yields MLQSRDSVRVYRHGHMACGIGAGARGFNQANPRIGNMVARFECAGGIDVDPGAIRNFERMTGVKGTVMDLFDRGQYTAFHGHEPPPGWKEVVPADIRAVFGRLDVCFASYPCKGFSGLLSNAVSKTQKYQALNGLTLRGMWLTLEAYRDDPIPILLFENVPRIMTRGRWLLDQIIALLRGYGYHVTEDTHDCGEIGWLAESRKRYLLIARHPDKVPPFIYQPTKHPLRGVGEVIGKLPLPGDPAGGPMHRVPALQWRTWVRLAFVKAGHDWRSLNDLAVEDGFLRDYGIIPETELRPNAYGVARWSDAAGVITSARAPGQGRFSVADPRAPSTREGSGFLGVNLWAGSTGVISTRGLPTNGAYSIADPRPGYGVATHRHVLGVRRWGQSAGVASCTPNPTTGPNCVADPRPGYKPGAHHNLLSVTPYGAHARTIGGASHVAGGAASVADPRQLTGNLTYQQYGVRPWRGSAGAVTAQSLPGGGAHSVADPRIQGRPRFNNVYRVVPFDRDAPAVAGPGGPAGGLCVADPRAPEGRHVNGKYRVTGFTMSANAVIGASSTGMGAFVVADPRCTWGPDSHRNKLKVVAMSGQSPTVTGADRVGSGAISIADPRPACLSRPGRDSYLTQGHYGVVSWGGAAGAIPAFAKNNNGRWSLADPRIGEPADLPEPANDWALPSLDERLVARIIALDNTWHRPFTTLELAAIQSLFDPEEIFVFDPAMDAYVRRWERSWATRGFDLESSSDSTRREWIGNAVPSASAKAMAEVIGEALLLAEMGETFTLSSREIWVKPLALALAVNPDQAAFQLDMGAGA; encoded by the coding sequence ATGCTTCAGTCCCGCGACTCCGTGCGCGTCTATCGCCACGGACACATGGCGTGCGGCATCGGTGCCGGCGCACGTGGCTTCAACCAGGCCAACCCCCGCATCGGCAACATGGTTGCCCGCTTCGAATGTGCTGGCGGCATCGACGTCGATCCAGGCGCCATCCGCAATTTCGAGCGCATGACCGGCGTCAAGGGCACGGTCATGGATCTTTTCGACCGCGGCCAATATACTGCCTTCCATGGACACGAGCCTCCGCCGGGCTGGAAGGAGGTGGTTCCCGCCGACATCCGCGCGGTGTTCGGCCGTCTCGATGTCTGCTTCGCTTCCTATCCATGTAAGGGCTTCAGCGGACTTCTCTCCAACGCGGTTTCGAAGACCCAGAAATACCAGGCACTCAATGGCCTGACGCTCCGCGGCATGTGGCTTACCCTCGAAGCCTATCGCGACGATCCCATCCCCATACTGCTGTTCGAGAATGTCCCGCGCATCATGACGCGCGGCCGCTGGCTGCTCGACCAGATCATCGCACTGCTGCGCGGCTATGGCTATCACGTCACCGAAGACACGCACGACTGCGGCGAGATCGGTTGGCTCGCCGAATCCCGCAAGCGCTATCTGCTGATCGCCCGCCACCCGGACAAGGTGCCGCCCTTCATCTACCAGCCGACCAAGCACCCCTTGCGCGGCGTTGGCGAGGTGATCGGCAAGCTGCCACTCCCCGGCGATCCGGCCGGCGGCCCGATGCACCGCGTGCCCGCCCTGCAATGGCGCACGTGGGTCCGGCTCGCCTTCGTCAAGGCCGGCCATGACTGGCGCAGCCTCAACGATCTTGCCGTCGAAGACGGCTTCCTTCGTGACTATGGCATCATCCCCGAAACCGAACTCAGGCCCAACGCCTACGGCGTCGCGCGGTGGTCCGACGCCGCCGGCGTCATCACATCGGCCCGCGCGCCGGGGCAAGGTCGCTTCTCGGTGGCCGATCCCCGCGCGCCATCGACCCGCGAAGGCAGCGGCTTTCTCGGCGTCAATCTATGGGCCGGCTCGACCGGTGTCATCTCGACCAGGGGACTGCCGACCAATGGCGCCTACAGCATCGCCGATCCGCGACCCGGCTACGGCGTTGCCACCCACCGACATGTCCTGGGTGTCCGTCGCTGGGGCCAAAGCGCAGGCGTTGCTTCATGCACGCCCAACCCAACCACGGGCCCGAACTGCGTTGCCGATCCGCGGCCCGGCTACAAGCCCGGCGCCCATCATAACCTGCTTTCGGTTACACCCTATGGCGCACACGCCAGGACGATCGGGGGCGCATCGCATGTCGCAGGCGGTGCGGCAAGCGTCGCCGACCCGCGGCAGCTTACCGGCAACCTGACCTACCAGCAATATGGCGTCCGCCCATGGCGCGGATCAGCGGGTGCGGTGACCGCGCAGTCATTGCCCGGCGGCGGAGCCCATTCGGTCGCTGACCCGCGCATCCAGGGTCGGCCTCGGTTCAACAACGTCTATCGCGTTGTCCCCTTCGATCGCGATGCACCCGCCGTCGCCGGGCCGGGCGGTCCCGCTGGCGGCCTATGCGTCGCCGATCCGCGCGCGCCCGAAGGTCGACACGTCAACGGCAAATACCGCGTCACCGGGTTCACCATGTCGGCAAACGCCGTGATCGGCGCGAGCTCGACCGGCATGGGGGCGTTCGTTGTCGCCGACCCGCGCTGCACATGGGGACCCGACAGCCATCGCAACAAGCTCAAGGTCGTCGCCATGTCCGGGCAGTCGCCCACCGTCACCGGTGCCGACCGCGTCGGTAGCGGTGCCATTTCGATCGCCGATCCACGACCAGCCTGCCTGTCCCGTCCCGGCCGGGACAGCTACCTGACGCAGGGCCATTACGGCGTGGTCTCTTGGGGCGGCGCAGCCGGCGCGATTCCAGCCTTCGCCAAGAACAATAATGGGCGCTGGTCTCTCGCCGATCCGAGGATAGGTGAGCCTGCGGACCTGCCCGAGCCCGCGAACGACTGGGCTTTGCCGTCCCTCGACGAGCGCCTCGTCGCCCGGATCATCGCGCTCGACAACACCTGGCATCGACCCTTCACCACGCTGGAGCTTGCCGCCATCCAGTCGCTGTTCGATCCTGAAGAGATCTTCGTCTTCGACCCGGCGATGGATGCCTATGTCCGCCGCTGGGAACGAAGTTGGGCGACACGGGGCTTCGATCTGGAATCAAGCTCCGACTCGACACGCCGCGAGTGGATCGGCAACGCCGTTCCCAGCGCGTCCGCCAAGGCGATGGCCGAGGTGATCGGCGAGGCGCTTCTGCTTGCCGAAATGGGTGAGACGTTCACGCTATCATCGCGCGAGATCTGGGTGAAGCCACTCGCCCTCGCGCTGGCCGTCAATCCCGACCAGGCTGCCTTCCAGCTCGACATGGGAGCGGGGGCATGA